The nucleotide sequence GGGCAAAGTGGTTGGCAGCTAGTGCAAGGATGCACACATGCGAATAGTCAGCCGCTGACATCCACTCGATTCCTGTCCCAAGGTTTTCGCTCGTTGTACGGAAACGGTCACCCGCAGGCGACGCCAAAATATCACCTTTTTTTCACACTTTTTCCTGCTTTTGGGAGCAAAAGAACTAAACAATACCGGCTCAAGTCaatgaaaagaaacaaacctTCTTCTAGATCCCCGGGCCGCGGCCATCCCAGGTTCATGACGCCAGAGTTTTGATCCAAAGACATTTTCTACCCACTACTACGTAGAGACTTGAGTAATCACATCCTCCCACCTTCCCGATGCATCCTTAGTGAAGGCAAAACTCATACCTCGCCAACAATACCTATGTTTGTTAAAAGTCCGATTGAAGCGAATGGTATTTACCAGGCCGgttaaggtaggtacagCCTACAGCCTATAGGTACATGATACTTGGAATCCAGGATCCCCAATCAAACAGAGCAGTCTGCCAACCTCGCTTGCTTCCCCCCTCCTTGGCAAGCTTCCGTTAGCTTTTCTGGactctagactagttctagggcCTGGCTCAGCTATGCGGGACAACCGATAGCCGCGGAACGACCTTCCGATTTTGTGCGCAATTCATCCACCCCACGGGGGATTTTGCGGGACAATCGGTTCTATTCTGCTTATCCGGATACTTCATTATTGTGCGTGAATACTACTTTGTAAACATTCGCGTCGTTTATTTTGACTGCGCTTTTGTGGTGTTTTTCTACTTGTTATGGTTCGGTCATTGATCCCACCGCACACTCGCGTGGCCTTGGATGAGATGGCGTTGGTTTTCTTTCGTTGATACCGTATTCTTTGCCCCTGCCCATGGATACTAGAACTAGCTGTAGTCTGACATCTGTCATCTCGTGCTCGAAAGGTACTTGAAGAGAAAAACAGAGGGGCAcaaggggaaagaaaaaaaaggatggcCGCTTGGCTTGGCGGGACGAGCTAACAAGCTGAGACCTTTCTTGTTCTCCCCAAGACCTGTCAATGTACCTAAGCCAAGCACGCTCAGCTACACACGTTTGGCCCCCGCGTCTGAGCCACAAAGTCCACGTACATTTTGTCGATTGTTTTGGCGACTCAGTCGCCAGTTATCGGTTCCCGGCGTCGGTAAGGTCGGGACGTCTGGGTAAGCAGGGCTGTATTTTTTGGGTTTAGCTTCAAGGGTCTCTCTCGACTCTGCTTACCAACACCGCTTGCCGCCAAGCCGCTCGCTGGTGCTTTCAGGGTTTGTGTGTGCATGAGCTGAGGGTCTGGACTGGGCTGGTGGCAGTACGCCGTACTTGAGCACCAAGGCACAACACTGCAGCCGGCACGGTGGCTACTGGCTAACAAAGCCAACATCCCGTTTTGGACTGGCCATTCAGATGCTAACACTGTAGTATACCTCCGCTGAACTACTGTAGGTCTGTTGGGCCTTATAGTGCCTCATCCGGCACGTGGGTAGCTACGAAGTAACATGCAGGACGAAAAAagaattggatatcgggttTCCCGGTGGGCGTTTTGTACCAACACTTTAGCGGACACCCTTATTCCCGTTTCCGTCAACCCAAGAGAAGCACAacagaactagactagctaCGGTAAACTGTCGTTGCAGAAGATTCGCAAGATATTCAGGCACTCTCGCGAATCTCGGCATCGGGCGGATTACTTCGCCGACACATGGAAAATGTGAGGGGAAATGGAGGGGGTGCATGGTCCGACAATAGCCATGGAATTTTGAATGTGGTACAGTGGGACAGGAGCGATCGACAAACAGATGAAAGGCACGCGTGGGCGCATCGGCACTTGACCTCGATCCGCTCATCATGCATGCAACTTGTTTTTCCAAGTATTAATTACATTGCCACTGGGCGAAAAAATGGAGGTGTAATGAAAATGTAATCGCACCAGGGGGAGCAACAGCTTGAACAGGTACCTAACCGTAAAACCCGACCTGTAATTATTTGTCAACAGCCAGTAACGATGATATCACATCGGTGTCTTACATTACTTGCAAAAAGCCTATGAAGTCATGTGCCTTTCGACGCGCTATTGCTTTTTTCCACCTCCTTCCCTTATCGCTTGTCGAATGGTAACGATTGATGGGTTGCAGCCGATCAGAGAATGCGATAGCATCGCCACCTACCCAAGAGCTTGCGCAATCTTGCGAGGCTTGGTTTTAATCCATGCAATGAGGGAAAGGGAGGGGGAGTGAGAGATGGGAAGTTTGTCATAGATGCTACACTGCACTATGTAGattcccaaaaaaaaattgccCGCTGTAGCCCGGGTTCTCCACATATTATCCCGCACCCGCAGACGCGGGGGAATCCACTCTTCACCGACATGCCGACCGAAAACGGGGGCGGGGCTTGTTTTTTTACCTGCGCCTTTTTCGGCGATTCGGAACCGAGAAAACGCGACGCGTGTGGTGGATGGTTGATACGACACACTGTGAACTGAAGCAAATATTCTGATTCCAAAAGGTGCCAAAGGTGTGCCTACCATAAACACAAATTAGGTCCTTGTCAAGATGCCGCCGACAAAACTCCCCGAATCGGGGAACCCACTGTACGTGTCCATCATCTCAATTCCACTCTGAGCCCAAATTGCTTCCTCGTGTGGATGTTTCGTAGTATATTCCCGTCTCGGAATATTGCCACTCTTATTTGGACTGAGGACTGACCCTGGTTGCTTGGAATAGCGTTTTCTTTGACATGACACTAGGAGGTAAGTTAGTAACGCGTTGATTCTGTGACCTCGACACAGACTTGTCTCCCTGTGTCCGAGGTCGAGATGGAATGATATAGAGTACATTCTTGTATAATATGGACACCGATATTGCTTGTCAACCAGTCACTCCAGCCATCAAAAATCCTTCCTCCACGGCACATTTTAACATTCTTTCTCACATACAGGCGAGCCGCTGGGCAGGATAACTTTCGAGCTCTTCGCCGACGTGGTGCCGCGCACGGCTGAGAACTTCCGCCAGTACTGCACGGGCGAGCACAAAAACGCCCAAGGTCGGCCCCAGGGCTACAAGGGCAGCCGCTTCCACCGCATCATCCCGAACTTCATGTGCCAGGGCGGCGACTTTCTTCACGGCGACGGCACTGGCAGCACCTGCATTTATGGGACCAAGAGCTTTGCCGATGAGAACTTTACGCTCAAGCATGAGGGTCCTGGATTGCTGAGCATGGCGGTAGGTTTCTCTTGCTCGTTTAATTTGTTCATATCAGCATCTTGTATCGATAACAAGTATCGAATCGCTCTTATGCCCAGTGGCCCTCACCACTACAGGCGATGCCGAACCAGCTACAGAGAAACGATCTGctgacagcaacaacaaatcCCCCTTACAGAACTCGGGCCCAAACACAAACGGCTCCCAGTTCTTCATCACTACTACCACGACCCCGTTCCTGGACaacaagcacgtcgtctttgGCAAGGTCGTCGACGGCATGGACGTCGTGCGTAAGATGGAGAACACCAAGACGGGATACAGGGGCAAGGATGTGCCGAACCTCGACGTCATCGTGTCCCAGTGTGGTGAGATGTGAAAAAGAGGCCACTCGCGGAACTAAGGACAGACGGCTTGAGAAAGGTTAGGCGTGATGAGAAAGCGCGGAAAATTGTATCGACGAACAAGTTGGCCGACTCGACCCTCGTGCTTTGTTGCGGGGTGTATACCTACCTTCAAGACAATGCGAGGATATGGAAATTCGAAAGCTGTCCCCTCTCCGTGGAGGAACATTTCCTGCTTCCTGGTAAGCCCCGGTGCCGTGCGTGTCGCACGTAAACAGGGCCATGCGCAAGGACAAACGGAAAACAGGAGGACTCGGAAACGCCAATGGAAGGACCAGAGGGGGTACGATTGCTGGGGTAGttcaaaaatcaaggaaCAACATGAAATTCAATGCCTTTAATCACGGGGAGTTCACGATAGTTGGCAGGAATATCATGCACAAACAGACCGGCACTGAAAATACATTCATATCTCACACGCGCCAACGCACACATACATCAAACGCCAGACGCCATGTTTTGTTGCCTCCTCTTTTCGACTCATGAGACGCCCTCTTGCTAGTAAAAAAATTATGAAAGCAGCTACACCTCCAGCCATATTCACACCAAGCCGGCCTTGCTGTCTCACTTGCACCGCTTCTCCACAATGCCCGGCCCGTTCTCTTCGTACTCCTTACGCGAGATCCACATCTGGTGGAAGGTACCCAGGCTGGACAGGATGCTGCCACCGATCCATGAGCCGAATCGCCTCTCGGTTGTCAGACCAGCGGCGTGCAGCTTGACTCTCAGGGTGGGGTATTTGGCCGACAGCTCTCCGTTGAGACGGTCGTTGAAGCCGTTAAGCAGGCTCGTGCTTCCGGTAACCACGACATTGGCCAGCAGATTAGGCCGCAGGTCCTGGTCCACGCCGTTGAGGCATGCGCTGATCAGGTCTGGGATGGTCTGCACCTTGGCCGCACCGtctgctgcagctgctcCTGCTGGAGTCGGTGTGGACGTCGCGCCGTTTccattgctgctgctgctgccagaGGCAGCAGGGTATGCGGCGGCCTCATCCCACATGCCCTCGGCAACCTTATACCGCTGCTCGCGCCACATCTGGTTGTAGCCATCAGGCATCTCGAAGACGCGACCGGGCTGAGACTTGATGTAGTCCTCAGTCCCAGGGGCAGTGAACTTTTGCGGGCCGCGCCAGACCTCAACAACCGACTCCTTGAACTCGGTCAGGAGGCGCTCCTCCTCGTATGCGCGGAAGGAAGGGTGAACATCAAAGTCGAACTTGCGCAGGCGAACGTTGGGCTCGACACCCGCGTCGACCGGTGTCTTGTTCTCGACCATGAAGTGCGGCGTCGCCCGGACGCGCGGGTCCTGTGAATCCCACATGCGCCGGATCTGATCCGAAAGCCAGAGGCCTCCGACTTGGGACCGCTGTACCGACCGTTTGAGCACCATGCCGTCGTGCACCGCGGTAAC is from Pyricularia oryzae 70-15 chromosome 2, whole genome shotgun sequence and encodes:
- a CDS encoding peptidyl-prolyl cis-trans isomerase H, which translates into the protein MPPTKLPESGNPLVFFDMTLGGEPLGRITFELFADVVPRTAENFRQYCTGEHKNAQGRPQGYKGSRFHRIIPNFMCQGGDFLHGDGTGSTCIYGTKSFADENFTLKHEGPGLLSMANSGPNTNGSQFFITTTTTPFLDNKHVVFGKVVDGMDVVRKMENTKTGYRGKDVPNLDVIVSQCGEM
- a CDS encoding actl6a protein; protein product: MAQPLSSAVQPTDIYGGDEVSALVLDPGYCYTRAGFAGEDVPKSVLPSFYGHTEDGRDLFGDDVMLPRPGFEVRNYLSRESIVEDWDVAQKMWEHMLVKRMQPDRAHLLGRKPPKPKQSQPQQPSKDKEGDVEMGGADGDAAPAATEEAAAAAEEDELLELALGENPLLMTESPWNTPKAREKAIELAMEGWGVPAFWLTKTPVLAAFAAGKATALVVDCGGANTSVTAVHDGMVLKRSVQRSQVGGLWLSDQIRRMWDSQDPRVRATPHFMVENKTPVDAGVEPNVRLRKFDFDVHPSFRAYEEERLLTEFKESVVEVWRGPQKFTAPGTEDYIKSQPGRVFEMPDGYNQMWREQRYKVAEGMWDEAAAYPAASGSSSSNGNGATSTPTPAGAAAADGAAKVQTIPDLISACLNGVDQDLRPNLLANVVVTGSTSLLNGFNDRLNGELSAKYPTLRVKLHAAGLTTERRFGSWIGGSILSSLGTFHQMWISRKEYEENGPGIVEKRCK